Proteins co-encoded in one Pelobates fuscus isolate aPelFus1 chromosome 5, aPelFus1.pri, whole genome shotgun sequence genomic window:
- the GGT6 gene encoding glutathione hydrolase 6, whose protein sequence is MAPLRQEVRYHKVQETESEDPEEVTVHLYSDSSLTIVRARYREACLRILSSILFLLVAVAFIFYELKYGSLDSKPASFRPPGSLEHSWNSSQWADVPPFYQNEEKSVEGQHHEDMETEQHNHHDKLNELDHHSHSHKEQPEMLPATHSHASGTYHNAAIVSDSETCSRVGKEVLASDGTLIDAGIATALCLAVVHPHTTSLGGIFSSIYYNGMASVLNAMPQEASPTKYGIPHLLQGLWSLHQKHGRKPWSQLVNYAVQLAKEGFLVDEVLAASLKEKQQTVKSSMELCNLFCESKNTLKGVGATVRNPTLGHVLQQIATSMTDHMLPTAVIQSLLHDLDARDKDTFSNAMSKIELKVEDPIELHFEGMTLYSTPNPTAGKILSDSLQETYHNKSVLEGVRSDTSMYKAYHLLLNTSIITYTKSGVRPRDSPTTIPTETLPPCSPAPVGSTILIASKNGSVFVMSLSLNSTFGSGFVSPSTGILMSDFACGSENLCPKFWASPSVLLGMEEESLGLGATGSSSIPFSLAQTIFSYVTLKKNLTESVHGTLLRYGNADSWHKYFGLVERKEELVNGEYPVSTIVVDVQAEHVHVATSLGPCCYSEGF, encoded by the exons TGATTCATCTCTTACAATTGTTCGAGCTCGATACCGAGAAGCATGTTTGAGAATCCTTTCCTCCATCTTGTTCCTATTGGTGGCTGTGGCCTTCATTTTCTATGAACTAAAGTATGGATCTCTTGATTCGAAACCAGCATCTTTCAGACCACCAGGTTCTCTGGAACATTCGTGGAACAGCAGTCAGTGGGCAGATGTCCCACCATTCTATCAGAATGAAGAAAAGTCTGTGGAAGGTCAGCACCATGAAGATATGGAGACAGAGCAACACAACCACCATGACAAGCTCAATGAGTTAGATCATCACAGCCACTCTCACAAAGAACAACCAGAAATGCTACCTGCAACCCACAGCCATGCTTCTGGCACATACCACAACGCAGCCATAGTTAGTGACTCCG AGACTTGTTCACGGGTTGGTAAAGAGGTGCTAGCATCAGATGGTACTCTGATTGACGCAGGCATTGCCACTGCCCTGTGTCTAGCTGTTGTACACCCGCACACCACTAGTCTAG GAGGTATTTTCTCTTCCATCTATTACAATGGGATGGCTTCTGTCCTAAATGCTATGCCCCAAGAAGCTTCACCAACAAAATATGGCATTCCACACCTTCTCCAGGGTCTGTGGAGTCTTCACCAGAAACATGGCCGCAAGCCATGGTCTCAGCTTGTTAATTATGCGGTTCAGCTAGCAAAGGAAGGTTTTCTGGTGGATGAGGTACTGGCAGCGTCTCTGAAAGAAAAACAGCAAACTGTCAAATCATCTATGGAATTATGCAATCTCTTCTGTGAGTCCAAAAACACCCTGAAAGGTGTAGGAGCTACTGTAAGAAACCCCACACTTGGCCATGTTCTGCAGCAGATTGCCACCTCTATGACTGACCATATGCTTCCAACTGCCGTCATCCAGAGTCTGCTGCATGATCTTGATGCAAGAGACAAGGATACATTCTCTAATGCTATGTCTAAGATAGAGCTGAAAGTAGAAGACCCTATAGAATTACACTTTGAAGGAATGACGCTCTATTCAACCCCCAATCCAACTGCTGGTAAGATACTAAGCGATTCTCTCCAAGAGACTTATCATAATAAGTCTGTACTTGAGGGTGTAAGATCAGATACTTCCATGTACAAAGCTTACCACCTTCTACTGAATACCTCAATAATCACTTACACCAAAAGCGGGGTCAGGCCCAGAGACTCCCCAACCACCATTCCCACTGAAACTCTGCCACCTTGCTCTCCAGCCCCTGTTGGTAGCACTATATTGATAGCCAGTAAAAATGGCAGTGTCTTTGTAATGTCCCTTTCACTCAACAGCACTTTTGGGTCGGGATTTGTCTCTCCATCCACAGGAATCCTCATGAGTGACTTTGCATGTGGCAGCGAGAACTTGTGTCCAAAGTTCTGGGCTTCACCCTCAGTGCTCCTCGGAATGGAAGAGGAATCCCTGGGGTTAGGAGCTACCGGCAGCAGTTCTATTCCCTTTTCACTGGCTCAAACTATCTTTAGCTATGTAACTCTGAAAAAGAACCTCACAGAGTCTGTCCATGGTACTTTGCTCAGGTATGGAAATGCAGACTCCTGGCACAAGTATTTTGGTCTTGTGGAAAGGAAAGAAGAGCTGGTAAATGGAGAATACCCTGTGAGCACGATTGTTGTGGATGTTCAAGCAGAACATGTACACGTGGCGACATCGCTTGGCCCTTGCTGTTATTCCGAAGGATTTTAA